The following coding sequences are from one Rutidosis leptorrhynchoides isolate AG116_Rl617_1_P2 chromosome 11, CSIRO_AGI_Rlap_v1, whole genome shotgun sequence window:
- the LOC139875514 gene encoding uncharacterized protein, translating to MELKDSQAMDNSRVSSINHQTTTTITSHHLPETSGSLDDQTKECSKKILRGKYFFYDPPLAEETGLWIPISVPPMSESEHKDWSRGFSSSSASGMFPDDVEHEMGWFKYLEKDKELTMWDVVLEMLLAARGKLSSLKSSGDNVSRQVIDQAWKEMAQTLADANFGNIHEILEIEPPKWLPDSSAATCMLCNTNRSIFKKPAISVIAFC from the exons ATGGAATTGAAGGATTCACAAGCGATGGATAATTCCAGGGTTTCATCAATCAACCATCAAACAACTACTACTATTACCTCTCATCATctg CCGGAAACTAGTGGTTCATTAGATGACCAAACAAAAGAATGTAGTAAGAAGATATTGCGAGGAAAATACTTCTTTTATGATCCACCGCTTGCTGAAGAAACCGGACTCTGGATACCGATTTCGGTTCCTCCAATGTCAGAAAGCGAACATAAAGATTGGAGCCGAGGTTTCTCGTCCTCATCAGCTTCTGGTATGTTTCCTGATGATGTTGAACATGAAATGGGATGGTTCAAGTATCTCGAAAAAGATAAGGAACTAACGATGTGGGATGTGGTACTCGAAATGCTACTAGCAGCTCGTGGCAAACTCAGTTCGCTGAAATCATCTGGTGATAACGTATCTAGACAAGTAATCGATCAAGCTTGGAAAGAAATGGCTCAAACGCTTGCGGACGCCAATTTTGGAAATATACATGAAATTCTAGAAATCGAGCCTCCTAAATGGTTACCCGATAGCTCTGCTGCTACTTGTATGCTATGTAACACGAATCGCTCTAT TTTTAAGAAACCTGCTATTTCTGTTATTGCTTTCTGTTGA